The following proteins are encoded in a genomic region of Phycodurus eques isolate BA_2022a chromosome 11, UOR_Pequ_1.1, whole genome shotgun sequence:
- the ikzf5 gene encoding zinc finger protein Pegasus, with translation MCSPLVFTTGLDISHKQIQRIVGYFHSLLSMGEEKPDTLDFVKDFQEYLSQQTQHVNMISGSVSGVKEADELPADCSQNGLDHPTVDMNLEDGSGMLVDGFERTFDGKLKCLYCNYATRGTARLVEHIRMHTGEKPHRCHLCPFASAYERHLEAHMRSHTGEKPYKCELCSFRCSDRSNLSHHRRRRHKLVPKKDAHSLSHKKMLSVLQKKAGSISYGRRLLIASCSSSAMTPRGDDVDDCSRELPQEVDDDCAGEEDTQTCHHSNLIMDNPLNQLSALAGQCASLPALVQPPVSPGAESVVDEKPLLIQHPPASSSPITPEPRAPTQSSNCSPAGRACSEHSVHASTPSVSNSQPGTPAPGQSAPLLDHRRVLHHCQHCDIYFPDNILYTIHMGCHGYENPFQCNICGHKCRSKYDFACHFARGQHK, from the exons ATGTGTTCGCCTTTGGTTTTCACTACTGGCCTGGATATTTCACACAAGCAAATACAACGGAT TGTTGGATATTTCCATTCCTTGCTTTCAATGGGCGAGGAAAAGCCAGACACGCTGGACTTCGTGAAGGATTTCCAGGAGTATCTGAGCCAGCAGACGCAGCATGTCAACATGATATCAGGCTCCGTCAGCGGCGTCAAGGAAGCGGATGAGCTACCGGCTG ACTGCAGTCAGAACGGGCTCGATCACCCGACGGTGGACATGAACCTTGAAGATGGATCtgggatgttggtggatggtttTGAGAGAACCTTTGACGGCAAACTCAAGTGCCTGTACTGCAACTACGCCACCCGAGGCACAGCGAGACTCGTTGAGCACATTCGAATGCACACAG GAGAGAAACCTCACCGCTGCCACCTGTGCCCGTTCGCATCGGCCTACGAGCGCCACCTGGAGGCCCACATGCGCTcgcacacgggcgagaagccgTACAAGTGCGAGCTGTGCTCTTTCCGCTGCAGCGACCGCAGCAACCTGTCGCACCACCGCCGCCGGCGCCACAAGCTGGTCCCGAAGAAGGACGCCCATTCGCTGTCCCACAAGAAGATGCTGAGCGTGCTGCAGAAAAAAGCTGGCTCGATTAGCTACGGCCGCCGCCTCCTCATCGCCTCGTGCTCTTCTTCCGCGATGACGCCTAGGGGCGACGACGTCGACGACTGCTCCCGTGAGCTGCCGCAGGAGGTTGATGATGATTGCGCAGGCGAGGAGGACACTCAAACTTGCCATCATTCGAACCTGATCATGGACAACCCCCTCAACCAGCTCTCCGCCCTGGCAGGCCAGTGTGCCAGCCTCCCTGCTTTGGTCCAGCCCCCCGTGTCCCCAGGAGCTGAATCCGTCGTGGATGAGAAGCCCCTCCTGATCCAGCATCCacccgcctcctcctccccgATCACCCCCGAACCACGCGCCCCCACTCAATCCAGCAACTGTAGCCCCGCGGGCAGAGCCTGCAGCGAGCACAGCGTTCACGCCAGCACCCCCAGCGTGTCCAACAGCCAGCCCGGCACGCCGGCCCCCGGCCAGTCGGCCCCCCTGCTGGACCACCGCCGCGTCCTGCATCACTGCCAGCACTGCGACATCTACTTCCCCGACAACATCCTCTACACCATCCACATGGGCTGCCACGGCTACGAGAACCCATTCCAGTGCAACATCTGCGGCCACAAGTGCAGGAGCAAGTATGACTTCGCCTGCCATTTTGCTCGCGGTCAGCACAAGTGA
- the agt gene encoding angiotensinogen — MQSLRPAFVVLLLWCCLPGGRANRVYIHPFHLFAADNVSCETLQTQTAKPLQTLPLAPLDMAVLTPEPRDPSQQDTQKQNVTQRTAVLAELLNSLGLRVYQALSGKQRGANTLLSPVNTYGSLVTFYLGTSKKTASSFQLLLGLSSGTDRDDCVSLVDGHKVLKTLHSINSPVGDGHKDEMTTQVWLFSHPHVRLSADVVEGTRDFSDSSFIRGVDFSQPELVNTFVEKTSDGKVKDAFKDVDVNSNLLFVTFFNFQGNWKTTFQPEKTSLQEFYVDETTTVMAPLMTHTGLYHYFNDKVRRCTVVKLSLSKRSYMLVVVPHEGAKLHDIEAKLRTDVMSSWCHSLQEGLLELALPKFSMSSVNDLRELLSNVDAELEAKLLGSQAEFSRLGNTDQFTIDKAITKVSFEMSEEGATSRDKAEEATGTPLKISVNRPFLFSVVEGESNAILMLGKITNPTL; from the exons atgcaaagcCTACGCCCAGCTTTCGTGGTCCTGCTGCTGTGGTGCTGCCTCCCAGGAGGCCGAGCCAACCGCGTTTACATCCACCCCTTCCACCTCTTCGCCGCCGACAACGTCAGCTGCGAGACCCTTCAGACCCAGACGGCAAAGCCCTTGCAGACCCTTCCTTTGGCGCCCCTCGACATGGCGGTCCTGACGCCGGAGCCCCGAGATCCGTCGCAGCAGGACACTCAGAAGCAGAACGTCACGCAGAGGACGGCGGTGCTGGCTGAGCTGCTGAACTCGTTGGGTTTGAGGGTGTACCAGGCGCTCAGCGGCAAGCAGCGAGGCGCCAACACGCTCCTGTCGCCCGTCAACACCTACGGATCCCTGGTCACCTTCTACCTGGGGACCTCCAAGAAGACGGCCAGCTCCTTCCAG CTTCTGCTGGGCCTGAGCAGCGGCACCGATCGAGACGACTGCGTGTCCCTGGTGGACGGACACAAGGTCCTGAAGACTCTGCACAGCATCAACTCCCCGGTGGGCGACGGACACAAAGACGAGATGACCACCCAAGTGTGGCTTTTCAGCCACCCGCACGTCCGCCTGTCCGCCGACGTCGTAGAAGGCACCCGAGACTTCTCGGACTCGTCCTTCATCCGTGGCGTGGACTTCTCCCAGCCCGAGCTGGTGAACACTTTTGTGGAGAAGACGTCCGACGGGAAAGTGAAGGACGCCTTCAAAGATGTGGATGTGAACTCCAACCTTCTGTTTGTTACTTTCTTCAACTTCCAAG GCAACTGGAAGACGACCTTCCAACCAGAGAAGACCTCCTTACAGGAGTTTTATGTGGACGAAACAACCACGGTGATGGCTCCGCTGATGACCCACACGGGCCTGTACCACTACTTCAATGATAAG GTGAGGAGGTGCACGGTGGTGAAACTGTCACTAAGTAAACGCTCCTACATGTTGGTGGTGGTGCCCCACGAGGGCGCCAAGCTACACGACATCGAAGCCAAACTACGCACTGACGTCATGTCCTCGTGGTGCCACAGCCTCCAGGAGGG gctgctggagctGGCGCTGCCAAAGTTTTCCATGTCTTCTGTGAACGACCTGCGTGAGCTTTTGAGCAACGTGGACGCAGAACTGGAGGCCAAACTGTTGGGCTCGCAGGCCGAATTCAGCCGACTGGGCAACACCGACCAGTTCACCATCGATAAG GCGATCACCAAGGTGTCGTTCGAGATGTCCGAGGAAGGCGCGACGTCCCGGGACAAAGCGGAGGAGGCGACGGGCACTCCCCTCAAGATTTCCGTCAACCGACCCTTCTTGTTCTCCGTGGTGGAGGGAGAGTCCAACGCCATCCTCATGTTGGGAAAAATCACCAACCCGACGCTGTGA